In Gammaproteobacteria bacterium, the DNA window GTATTTTATCGCTGAGTTGTTCGTTGAGTCGCGCATTTTCAGTCGCGTCATGTAGCTCTGCACGCGTTTTATGGTTTTGCATGCGTAATACGCAGACTTGACGTTCTATTAGCGAGCTTGCGGTGCCGCTATCATGTGCTAAGTCGACTTCAGTGAGCACATGAGGGTGTTCATTAAAAAACTTGGGATGGGAAAGCAAGTATTCGGTAACGGTGGCAGCGTTATCTTGGGTAGGTTTTGAGCTGGCTTTTGGTTTTATTTTGTTTTTAGTCACAGCGTTATCTTCCCATTAAATACTGTTTTGGCAGGGCCAGACATAAACAGTGGATCACCTTCGTTACCTGACCATTCGATTTGTAGTTTACCGCCAGGCAGGCTAACCGCAACCTTGTCTTCGACTAAGTCACAACGTCGCGCTGTCGCAACAGCCGCGCATGCACCAGTACCGCAGGCTAATGTTTCGCCAGCGCCACGCTCAAACACACGCAGTTTAATGTGGTCAGGCGCGATTATTTGCATAAAGCCAACATTAACCCCATTGGGAAAGGCAGCATGCGCGCCTAGCAATGTGCCATGTTCACTAACTGGCGCTTTGTCGGTGTTGTCGACATGAATCACGGCATGAGGGTTGCCCATTGAAACAATTGAAAAATGAATAGTGGTGTCGCTAACTGTTATTTGATGCCTATAAAAATTATCGTTTATATGTTCAGCGAAAGACGAATCAAAAGGTAGGGATTCAGCAGTAAACAGTGGTTTCCCCATGTCGACGCGTACCTCACCATTAGCGCTTAGTTTGCTGATTAGGCTGCCAGTTGATGTTTTTAGTTTTAGTGTATTCTTGTTGGTTAATCCGCGGTCATGAGCAAAACTTGTGACGCAACGTGCGCCATTACCACA includes these proteins:
- the dapF gene encoding diaminopimelate epimerase, with the protein product MEITFSKMHGLGNDFVVIDGVSQTIVLDEVQRRLIADRHLGIGCDQILLLESCTDDTHDFVYRIFNADGSEAQQCGNGARCVTSFAHDRGLTNKNTLKLKTSTGSLISKLSANGEVRVDMGKPLFTAESLPFDSSFAEHINDNFYRHQITVSDTTIHFSIVSMGNPHAVIHVDNTDKAPVSEHGTLLGAHAAFPNGVNVGFMQIIAPDHIKLRVFERGAGETLACGTGACAAVATARRCDLVEDKVAVSLPGGKLQIEWSGNEGDPLFMSGPAKTVFNGKITL